One Phaseolus vulgaris cultivar G19833 chromosome 4, P. vulgaris v2.0, whole genome shotgun sequence DNA window includes the following coding sequences:
- the LOC137837653 gene encoding F-box/LRR-repeat protein At3g26922-like, with protein sequence MKIKKKPRRNRRGREEEKDRLSELPDCVLVHIMEFMDTKYAVQTCVLSKRWKDLWKHLTTLAFNTFFFNNVTNFSKFVSHVLSRRDDSISLLNLEFTRRGYAQPQPLNRLMKYAVLHNVQQLTIFINLNFKPSFEFRPYIFSCQSLTFLKLSVSSYDPSMILLPESLNMPALRSLQLESVTFTASGSDYAEPFSACHMLNSLILEGCSLQNDVKFLSLCNSNLSNLTVDGSFEAGFFQIELSTPNLSSLSVLGHNNHPFLSSCNLSFLEELTIETYGYTCFHKTELLIISWLQGLTNVKIMTVSVRALEIILQDLSKPLAASIQRPCFVQLKSLQVKKPPHADISNDRLNRALEYLLQNSPLARIDFLVTN encoded by the exons atgaagataaagaagaaaccGAGGAGGAATAGAAGAGGTAGAGAAGAGGAGAAGGACAGGCTCAGTGAATTACCTGACTGTGTTCTGGTCCACATTATGGAATTTATGGACACAAAATATGCTGTTCAAACTTGTGTGTTGTCTAAAAGATGGAAGGATCTCTGGAAACATCTCACTACTCTTGCATTTAACACATTCTTCTTTAATAATGTCACCAATTTCAGCAAATTTGTGTCTCATGTTCTGTCTAGACGTGATGATTCCATTTCCCTACTTAATCTTGAATTCACTCGTCGTGGTTATGCTCAGCCCCAGCCCCTGAATAGACTCATGAAATATGCGGTGCTGCACAATGTTCAGCAGTTAACAAtctttataaatttaaacttCAAACCCAGTTTTGAGTTTCGCCCTTACATCTTTTCCTGTCAGTCCTTGACATTTCTTAAGCTTTCTGTTAGTTCTTATGACCCTTCCATGATATTACTTCCAGAATCTCTGAACATGCCAGCCTTAAGAAGCTTGCAACTTGAGTCTGTCACTTTTACTGCAAGTGGCAGTGATTATGCTGAGCCATTTTCTGCATGTCACATGTTGAATAGTTTGATACTTGAAGGTTGTTCGTTGCAAAATGATGTAAAATTCCTCAGTCTATGTAATTCTAACCTTTCCAATTTGACCGTAGATGGTAGCTTTGAAGCAGGTTTTTTCCAAATTGAGCTTTCTACTCCAAACCTTAGTTCTCTCTCTGTCTTGGGTCATAACAATCATCCATTTCTTTCCTCATGCAATCTTTCTTTCCTTGAGGAATTAACCATTGAGACATATGGATATACATGTTTTCACAAGACAGAGTTACTCATCATAAGCTGGCTGCAAGGGCTAACTAATGTAAAGATAATGACAGTGTCTGTGCGTGCTCTTGAAATAATACTACAA GATCTATCAAAACCTCTTGCAGCGAGCATTCAACGTCCTTGTTTTGTTCAATTGAAGTCATTGCAAGTGAAGAAACCACCACATGCAGATATATCTAATGATAGATTAAACAGAGCATTGGAGTACTTACTTCAGAACTCTCCACTGGCCAGAATTGATTTTCTCGTCACAAATTGA